CTCCAGCGAGAGCTTGAGAAGGTTACAAAGATTGTTACCATGCTTGCTGTAGCGATGGGTGTTGCCTTCTTTTTCCTTGGCACGTATATAGGCGGTCTCAGTATTACCGCTGCATTTATTTTTGCCATCGGTATTATCGTTGCCAATGTTCCGGAGGGATTACTCCCTACGGTAACCTTATCATTAGCTATAGCCGTTCAGAGGATGGCCAAAAGAAATGCCCTCATAAAGAAGCTTTCATCTGTAGAAACTCTTGGTTCGACTACCGTAATCTGTACAGATAAGACAGGCACCCTTACTACCAACGAGATGAGTGTAATAAGGATATTTGTTAATGGAAAGCTTATTAACGTTAGTGGTGCCAGATATGAGCCGGCAGGAAATTTTTATTTTAGGGGGATAAGTCTTTCCAGGGAAGAAATAAGAAAGAATGGAATGTATCTTTTCTTTGATAGTTGTGTGTTATGTAACAATGCAGGTATGCTTCCTCCGGAAAGAGATGGTGAAAGGTGGGGTATTATGGGAGACCCTACTGAAGCCGCCTTGCTTGTTATGGCTGCTAAGGGAGGAGTCGATGTTGAGGAGAGGAGAAAGACTTTTCCACGGATTGGTCAACTCTCCTTCGAGTCTGTAAGGAAGAGAATGACCTCTATTAATCTGTCAGATAACAAAAAACCTGTAGCTTATGTGAAAGGAGCGCCTAAGGAAATTTTGAGCCTCTGTACCGGTATAGTAATACATGGAAAAGCGGAAGCACTGGCAGACTCCATGCGCGAGGCCATTATAGCAGGGAATGATTCCATGTCAAAAGAAGGGCTTCGGGTGTTAGGTATTGCATACAGGCCACTCAATTTTTCAGAAGGATTTACCATTCAAAATACAGAAAAGGAGCTTATATTTTTGGGGCTGGCAGGCATGGCAGATCCTCCAAGGCCTGAGGTACCGGAGGTCATAAAACTATGCCACAGGGCGGGAATAAAGGTAGTTATGATTACCGGGGACTACGGTCTTACGGCCCTTTCGATAGCGAAGAAGATAGGTCTTGTAAAGACCCAAAATCCCAGGGTTATAACAGGCTTAGAACTTGCCAGGATGGATGACGAAGCTCTTAAAAAAGTATTGCGGGATGAAGAGGTTATATTTGCCCGGGTATCACCAGAGCATAAGATGAAAGTGGTTACAGCCTTCAAGGATATGGATGAGGTTGTAGCCGTGACTGGCGATGGGGTGAACGATGCCCCGGCCCTTAAGAAGGCTGATATAGGTGTTGCTATGGGAATAAGGGGTTCTGATGTGGCGAAAGAGGCATCGGCTATAATTCTGACCGATGACAACTTTGCTTCAATTGTTGCTGCTATCGAAGAAGGAAGAGCAGTCTTTGCCAATATAAAAAAATTTGTTACCTATATCTTTGCCAGTAATATTCCTGAAATAGTACCCTTCATAGTCTTTGTCTTATTCAAGATACCTCTTCCTTTAACGGTCATGCAAATACTGGCTGTTGACTTAGGCACGGATATGGTTCCTGCGCTTGCATTGGGGACAGAGTCACCTGAGCGTGGAATTATGGATAAACCTCCGAGACCTAAGAATAAGAGGCTTTTAGATATACCTTTACTCTTAAGGGCCTATTGCTTTCTGGGCCCTATGGAGGCCGTCGCCTGTATGGCAGGATTCTTCTTTATCTACTTCCAACATGGCTGGAGGCCAGGCGTAGAAATGCCGGACGCAGGACCTATTTACCTTACAGCCACTACCATGACCCTTGCTGCGATCATAGTAACCCAAATAGGAAATGTCTTTGCATGCAGAACCGATAGGGAATCGATCTTTAAGGTTGGCTTCTTTAGCAATAAATTAGTGCTATTGGGAATAGCATCAGAGTTAATAATTATTTCGGCTCTGGTGTATATTCCATTCCTGGAAAGGATATTTGGCCTTGCACCGATAGGGTTAAAGGAATGGGGATTTCTTTCTGTTTTTGCTCCAACCCTCCTCTTAATAGAAGAAGGGAGGAAGTGGATAATGAGAAAGTGGCGGCAGTAAACATTTTCGTTCCTGCCAGTATTTTTAAATCAGGTAATCTGGGAAAGGTATCAAATTCCTATTATTGTCAATATTTTATTGTTTTCGGCTTGATTTCCGGGTTTGGCTCTGATAAAAAACAGAAACTGTATGGATATAATAACTTGTCAAGCGTCCGGCCGGTATAGGCAATTTACAGAGAAATACTCCTGTACCTCTGGCATGAGGAGCGTAAAATCTTACGATTTCTTCTTATAAAAAAACGGAGTTGGTGTAGGGCAAGGCTTTAGCCTTGCCGTGAGCAATGAGGATATACCATAATTCTCATGAAGCTTCTATAGAGATGACTATCTAACTGAGGGATTTTAGATGAAGTCGATTAGCGATATTTTTGCAAAGACCTACGAAACACAAGAGGGATTATGCTTCGTCGTAATGCCATTTTCAGAAAATCTAAGCGAGATTTACGAAAGAGTGCTCAAACCATCGGTTACGAGCGAGCCCCTTCTCATGCGCTGTATTCGTGGTGATGAAGTATATACGGACAAGCCAATAATGGGTGATGTCTGGGAGTTCATTCAGAAGGCTGAGATTGTTATTGCCGATTTAACTGGGAGAAACCCAAACGTGCTTTACGAGCTTGGCCTTTGTCATGCGCTCTGGAAGAAGGTCGTCATGATTGCCCAATCTATTGAGGACTTGCCTTTTGACCTTCGCCATTTTCGGGCGATTATCTATAAACACACACTACGCGGCGCTGATGAGTTGCGGGAGAACTTAGTAAGCGCAATTATGGAACTGCGTGCGTTGCCATCCGCATCGGGAGGAGTCGGATTTCTCCGGGATGACCCCGATTCTCTCAAGGAATTCGATGGAATCCGGGTTATTGCGAAGAAAGACACTTCATCCCCAACGCGAATTGTAATCAGACGAGCGCATACGACTCAGATAAAGTATCCAACCATCACCATCTCAGTTTCTACGATAAATGTGACTGAGGATGGAGAGACCGAGTTCAGTATTGGGTATATAATGGCTGGTTCCCGTATTCCAGAAAGCTTAAAAATTAAACTATATCCGTCCCAGTACATGACGGTTCGTAATACACGCTCCGTTCAGCTATTTTACCTGACCCTGAACGCGATTGATCCGGAGCGGAAGAGTGCGCTAATCGATATCGTTCCGCTACTAGCAGAAGAAGGTGAAGTGCCATCTGCATCAGGCTAAGGGTGCCGTTCTCTGAGAGGAATGTGTCCACTTTTTTCCTCGAGAAAGATTTACTCTTACCCGCATTTTTTGCCACAAAGGGCAGGGCAATCGCATTAAAATGAGAATTGTAGGCGGCACTGACAAACTCCGTTTGTCAGTGTTTTCTATTCCCTTTGTACATTCAAACAGACACGGACAAACCATTCCTGCTCAGGGCATACAGAAAATAATTAAGATGCGGTCGTGTCCAGTATCGGTCTTATGATAGTCACAGAAAAGTACCACATTACGCTGCTCATATCTCTCTCAAATATCCCCAGGTGTGGAGTTTGTCTGAGTCCTCAAACCATCTCTCTCCAATGTCGTCTCTGTAGTAGACGTGTGGTATGATGATGTTTTTGATTCTTTTGTAGACTTGTGCTTGTGCTTCTTTCATTGTTTGTCCTGTTCCGCATACGATGAGCACAACTCCTGTGTTTCCTGTAACAATCCATTTATCATTGACGAGTTTAACATCTTCGATGTGCACTCCTTCCGCTGGTTTTTTCTTGAAGTGTATGATTGAGTCTTTTGATTTGATCTTGAATGTTTCTTTGTCATTAAAGGGGAATGGTGGTACGACGAGCCGTACGCCTATTTGAAATCCTTTTTTAGTTTTGAACTCTTTGAGCTTTCCTGTCGCAATGCCGTGGAGGAATTCTCCGATGGGTGTGAGCATCCCTTCCTGTTGTATACTGATGGTTGGGTAGCCGAAGCGAGATGTCCACTCG
The genomic region above belongs to Candidatus Jettenia caeni and contains:
- a CDS encoding ATPase, whose translation is MKLSDFLDNKVITINLKARHRGAALSEMVEILKKAGKIKDSDTIIKALLEREATGTTGIGQGMAFPHARIYGLKDPVVLVALSQLGVDFNARDAELVYLFFLFLTPTEETSLHLQILSKTLAIFKDKQFRRSLQHAKTSSDAFSIILNYEKGGKEVFFPLSIDEIYRELGTNPLGLSESEAKRRLESYGQNILREVKRKSLILRFIENLYNLLAILLWIGGSLAFVADMPQLGYAIFAVICINAVFSFWQEYKAERALEALKKLLPRKAKVLRDSKNREIPIEEIVPGDIIILEEGDNISADARLIEAFNMRVDNSALTGESKPIYKTSDAVPEEREFMWTEFPNMVFAGATVTSGTGKASVIATGMYTEIGRIASLTQELKEEKSPLQRELEKVTKIVTMLAVAMGVAFFFLGTYIGGLSITAAFIFAIGIIVANVPEGLLPTVTLSLAIAVQRMAKRNALIKKLSSVETLGSTTVICTDKTGTLTTNEMSVIRIFVNGKLINVSGARYEPAGNFYFRGISLSREEIRKNGMYLFFDSCVLCNNAGMLPPERDGERWGIMGDPTEAALLVMAAKGGVDVEERRKTFPRIGQLSFESVRKRMTSINLSDNKKPVAYVKGAPKEILSLCTGIVIHGKAEALADSMREAIIAGNDSMSKEGLRVLGIAYRPLNFSEGFTIQNTEKELIFLGLAGMADPPRPEVPEVIKLCHRAGIKVVMITGDYGLTALSIAKKIGLVKTQNPRVITGLELARMDDEALKKVLRDEEVIFARVSPEHKMKVVTAFKDMDEVVAVTGDGVNDAPALKKADIGVAMGIRGSDVAKEASAIILTDDNFASIVAAIEEGRAVFANIKKFVTYIFASNIPEIVPFIVFVLFKIPLPLTVMQILAVDLGTDMVPALALGTESPERGIMDKPPRPKNKRLLDIPLLLRAYCFLGPMEAVACMAGFFFIYFQHGWRPGVEMPDAGPIYLTATTMTLAAIIVTQIGNVFACRTDRESIFKVGFFSNKLVLLGIASELIIISALVYIPFLERIFGLAPIGLKEWGFLSVFAPTLLLIEEGRKWIMRKWRQ